The following proteins come from a genomic window of Populus nigra chromosome 6, ddPopNigr1.1, whole genome shotgun sequence:
- the LOC133697464 gene encoding uncharacterized protein LOC133697464: MNQTHFPARKLVSLPDKTCKIFSYLTRICLLLCLIFSISLVLYTTFSPNQNQFWNRLPHPTRTGTKLAPGPPTNISHVLFCIGGSTATWRDRSLYSSIWWVPNVTRGFVWLEEKIISHQTNKNVPAVKVSSPEWTQFKYSSSRSAVRIARIISDSVKLRLPDVRWFVMGDDDTVYYTDNLVSVLSRYDHNQMWYIGGNSESVEQDVVHSYDMAFGGGGFALSYPLAERLVGILDGCLDRYYYFYGSDQRIWACISEIGVPLSRERGFHQFDIRGRAYGLLAAHPLAPLVSLHHLDNLEPLFPNHDRIDSLKSINQAYQVDPPRIFQQTFCHDSKRKWSISIAWGYTVQLYPLLLPANGLQTPEQTFKTWRSWSDGPFTFNTRPMEPDPCKRPVVFMLEQAKEGGVNGSLTSYKRIVHEPGKTCKTTQYAQAMSVQRILVSSLKMEPDYWKKAPRRYCCELMNKGNIKNSSMQLRIRRCRNWESITSRLD, translated from the exons ATGAATCAGACTCATTTCCCGGCCAGAAAATTGGTTTCTCTTCCAGATAAAACCTGCAAGATTTTCTCTTATCTCACGAGAATATGTCTCCTCCTTTGTCTCATTTTCTCAATATCTCTCGTCCTCTACACCACTTTTTCCCCCAACCAAAACCAATTCTGGAATCGTTTACCCCACCCCACCCGAACCGGAACCAAACTCGCACCCGGCCCGCCCACTAACATCTCCCATGTCCTTTTTTGCATCGGTGGATCAACCGCCACATGGCGCGATCGTAGCTTGTACAGCTCCATCTGGTGGGTACCGAACGTTACGCGAGGGTTTGTTTGGCTTGAGGAAAAGATCATTAGCCATCAGACCAATAAAAACGTCCCAGCTGTCAAGGTGTCATCTCCAGAGTGGACCCAGTTTAAATATTCTAGCTCAAGATCAGCGGTCAGGATTGCAAGGATCATAAGTGATAGCGTTAAATTAAGGTTGCCTGATGTGAGGTGGTTTGTCATGGGAGATGATGATACCGTGTATTACACTGACAACTTAGTTTCGGTGTTATCGAGGTATGATCATAATCAAATGTGGTACATTGGAGGGAATTCCGAGAGTGTGGAACAAGATGTGGTTCATTCTTATGACATGGCTTTCGGTGGGGGTGGATTTGCTCTTAGTTATCCATTGGCTGAGAGATTGGTCGGTATATTGGACGGTTGTCTTGATAGGTACTATTATTTCTACGGTTCTGATCAGAGGATTTGGGCTTGTATCAGTGAGATCGGCGTCCCGCTCTCTAGAGAACGTGGGTTCCACCAG TTTGATATTAGAGGAAGAGCATATGGTCTCCTAGCAGCACATCCTCTAGCCCCGCTCGTATCACTCCACCACCTTGACAATCTGGAGCCGCTGTTTCCAAATCACGACCGAATAGACTCGCTTAAATCCATAAATCAGGCATACCAGGTTGACCCGCCCCGGATTTTTCAACAAACATTTTGCCATGACTCCAAGCGGAAATGGTCCATATCCATAGCATGGGGCTACACAGTTCAGCTGTACCCATTATTGTTGCCAGCCAACGGCTTGCAAACACCAGAGCAGACATTCAAGACATGGCGGAGTTGGAGTGATGGGCCATTCACATTCAATACCCGACCCATGGAGCCTGACCCTTGTAAACGACCGGTTGTTTTTATGCTTGAGCAGGCCAAGGAAGGGGGCGTTAATGGGTCCTTGACTAGTTACAAGAGGATCGTGCATGAACCAGGGAAGACTTGTAAGACAACACAGTATGCCCAAGCAATGTCAGTGCAGAGAATTCTTGTATCCTCCTTGAAAATGGAGCCAGATTATTGGAAAAAG GCACCAAGAAGATATTGCTGCGAGTTAATGAATAAAGGGAACATAAAGAACAGCAGTATGCAGCTTAGGATTAGAAGATGCAGAAATTGGGAAAGTATTACTTCTAGGTTAGACTAG
- the LOC133695838 gene encoding zinc finger protein 10-like: MEHAQYWLWMKRKQLLKSQLPASMKSISGSWEEKAFAEDSSGHLGGCIWPPRSYSCSFCNREFRSAQALGGHMNVHRRDRARLKQSLSPHNYVFQHQNHIQSSLKPLGSYFPSDQVCTLDNYDLDPKLSVSRAANIASTLSNQENLSEHAFVSPPSSSFVQEQQKGYPYLHDNLSGSDHSLSVRLHSKPEAERNQGEVKVPCLNHDKFVATDLFMDLGSVINSHGLLSPGSCGDEAISCKRPRTNVSVLSLLVKPRPNDRYILQSEATGPTSSSKEGIDLELRLGETPKR, translated from the coding sequence ATGGAACATGCTCAATACTGGCTGTGGATGAAGAGGAAACAACTCTTGAAGTCACAGCTGCCAGCATCAATGAAATCCATCAGTGGTTCGTGGGAAGAGAAAGCTTTTGCAGAAGATTCATCTGGGCATCTTGGTGGATGCATCTGGCCGCCAAGATCTTATTCTTGCAGTTTTTGTAACAGAGAATTCAGGTCAGCTCAAGCCCTAGGTGGTCACATGAATGTTCATAGGAGGGATAGGGCTAGGCTTAAGCAATCTCTTAGTCCtcataattatgtttttcaacatcaaaatcatatccAAAGTTCACTCAAACCATTAGGGTCTTATTTCCCATCTGATCAGGTTTGTACCTTAGATAATTATGATCTTGACCCCAAACTTTCTGTCTCTAGAGCTGCTAATATTGCATCAACTCTGTCCAATCAAGAAAATTTAAGTGAACATGCCTTTGTTTCTCCCCCTTCTTCTTCCTTCGTTCAAGAACAGCAAAAAGGGTATCCTTATCTCCATGATAATTTATCAGGCTCAGATCATTCTTTGTCAGTTAGACTTCATTCAAAACCTGAAGCAGAAAGGAATCAAGGTGAAGTGAAGGTTCCATGCTTGAACCATGATAAGTTTGTTGCGACTGACTTATTTATGGACCTGGGTTCTGTTATTAATAGCCACGGTTTATTATCACCTGGTTCTTGTGGTGATGAGGCAATCAGTTGCAAAAGGCCTAGAACCAATGTTTCAGTTCTCTCACTGTTGGTTAAGCCACGTCCAAATGATAGATACATTCTTCAATCAGAGGCAACCGGACCTACTTCTAGCTCCAAGGAGGGCATAGATCTTGAACTCAGGCTTGGTGAGACACCAAAAAGATGA
- the LOC133696169 gene encoding protein HESO1, with translation MNTYRVLEPTLKDILDGIQPLREDWVVRFKVIEELEDVIKSVESLRGSTVEPFGSFVSNLFTRWGDLDISIVLSNGSYISSAGKRRKQNLLEDVLKALRQRGGWQRLQFIPNARVPILKFENASISCDVSIDNMQGLMKSKFLFWINEIDRRFRDMVLLVKEWAKTHNINNPKAGSLNSYSLSLLVIFHFQTCVPAILPPLKEIYPRNVIDDLTGVRTDAERRIGEICAANISRYRSNKSRAINRNSLSELFISFLTKFYDISSKATELGICPFTGKWEEIRSNTRWLPRTYALFIEDPFEQPENTARAVSAANLMKISEAIQTTHHKLVMANQNQLSFLGMLVRPRISRIIAGTPASNSSYTAGHHVRIPVGTPSYTSVHRVRTPVGTSSYMAGQHITTRSQTSRSVYSPSQAQFQTLNISPASHPSNLSSQTLNIRPENHPSNLSSQRLGSRSSNSTNQRLENQTNNSTRQRYVPHYHIQGQPAWRPKSDQ, from the exons ATGAATACCTACAGGGTTTTGGAGCCTACACTTAAGGATATACTTGATGGCATCCAACCTTTACGGGAGGATTGGGTGGTGCGATTTAAAGTCATTGAAGAGTTGGAAGATGTTATTAAATCTGTGGAAAGTCTGAGAG GTTCTACTGTGGAGCCATTTGGATCATTTGTGTCAAATCTCTTCACTCGATGGGGAGACTTGGATATCTCAATTGTGTTATCTAATGGTTCTTATATCTCATCTGCTGGGAAAAGGCGCAAACAAAACTTACTAGAGGATGTTTTGAAAGCTTTGAGACAGAGAG GTGGATGGCAGAGGTTGCAATTTATCCCAAATGCAAGGGTTCCCATTTTAAAATTCGAGAATGCTTCCATCTCTTGCGATGTTTCAATTGATAACATGCAGGGTCTAATGAAGTCCAAGTTCTTGTTCTGGATCAATGAGATAGATAGGCGTTTTCGTGATATGGTCCTACTG GTCAAGGAATGGGCCAAAACTCACAATATAAATAATCCAAAGGCTGGGTCATTGAACTCGTACTCTCTCAGTTTGCTTGTCATATTCCATTTTCAG ACTTGTGTGCCTGCCATTTTACCTCCCCTTAAAGAAATTTACCCAAGAAATGTTATTGATGATCTTACAG GTGTGAGGACTGATGCAGAAAGACGTATTGGAGAAATATGTGCTGCTAATATATCTAGATATAGATCAAACAAATCCAGAGCAATTAATCGAAATTCTTTGTCTGAGCTTTTCATTTCATTCCTTACAAAG TTCTATGACATAAGTTCAAAGGCCACAGAGCTAGGAATTTGTCCATTTACAGGGAAGTGGGAAGAAATCAGAAGCAACACGAGATGGCTGCCCAGAACTTATGCATTATTT ATCGAGGATCCCTTTGAGCAGCCAGAAAATACTGCACGAGCTGTGAGTGCTGCAAACCTGATGAAGATATCTGAAGCTATTCAGACAACCCACCATAAACTTGTGATGGCTAACCAGAATCAGCTTTCTTTTTTGGGCATGTTAGTCAGGCCACGGATATCACGTATTATTGCAGGAACACCAGCTAGTAACTCAAGCTATACTGCTGGTCACCATGTCAGAATTCCAGTTGGGACCCCAAGCTACACATCTGTTCACCGTGTCAGGACTCCAGTTGGGACCTCAAGCTACATGGCTGGCCAGCATATTACAACTCGTTCACAAACTAGCAGGTCTGTGTATTCACCATCACAAGCACAGTTTCAAACCCTCAATATAAGTCCGGCAAGTCATCCCAGCAATTTGAGCTCCCAAACTCTCAATATAAGACCGGAAAATCATCCCAGCAATTTGAGCTCCCAAAGATTGGGAAGCCGTTCAAGCAATTCTACCAACCAAAGACTGGAAAATCAGACGAACAATTCAACCAGGCAAAGATATGTGCCACATTATCACATTCAAGGGCAGCCAGCATGGAGGCCTAAATCAGATCAATAG
- the LOC133697964 gene encoding protein phosphatase 2C 37-like: protein MVGICCGVAGERETAAPVEPSSRASRRTRLELRQLKFVTEVAVPPSSTLDITPAKRQKMELLPIPLSRDCGNAVENCKTIEENKNHSISNPSKSESVKLEEEASKFGMTSVRGRRRDMEDAVSIHTSFTTKNTSFFGVFDGHGCSHVAMRCRDRLHEIVKEEVEGFKEEKSVEWKETMKRSFIKMDKEVENCCVEGDDSSNCRCELQTPQCDAVGSTAVVAVVTPEKIIVSNCGDSRAVLCRNGDAIPLSSDHKPDRPDELLRIQEAGGRVIYWDGPRVLGVLAMSRAIGDNYLKPYVIPEPDVTLTERMAGDEFLILASDGLWDVVPNDTACGVVRTCLRARKPPSPPGSPGSDAAVARAAIESSDKSCSDASVLLTKLALARHSTDNVSVVVVDLRRNQH from the exons atggtCGGGATTTGCTGTGGAGTTGCTGGTGAAAGGGAAACAGCTGCACCAGTTGAGCCAAGTTCACGAGCTTCAAGGCGGACAAGATTAGAACTCCGACAACTCAAGTTTGTTACCGAAGTGGCAGTTCCACCGTCGTCGACTCTGGATATTACCCCAGCCAAACGGCAGAAAATGGAATTGTTGCCGATTCCTCTCTCACGTGATTGTGGAAACGCAGTAGAAAATTGCAAAACAatcgaagaaaataaaaaccatagtATCTCGAATCCAAGTAAATCAGAATCTGTGAAACTGGAAGAAGAAGCTTCAAAATTCGGCATGACTTCTGTTCGTGGTAGAAGAAGAGACATGGAAGACGCCGTCTCGATACACACGTCGTTTACTACTAAAAACACTtcgttttttggtgttttcgaCGGTCATGGCTGCTCACAC gTGGCGATGAGGTGTAGAGATCGGTTACATGAAATAGTGAAAGAAGAAGTTGAAggttttaaagaagaaaaaagtgtaGAGTGGAAGGAAACTATGAAGAGAAGTTTTATAAAGATGGATAAAGAAGTGGAGAATTGCTGTGTTGAAGGAGATGATAGTTCTAATTGTAGGTGTGAGTTACAGACTCCACAGTGCGACGCCGTTGGATCTACTGCTGTGGTAGCTGTGGTGACGCCTGAAAAGATTATTGTCTCGAATTGTGGCGATTCTCGTGCAGTTCTTTGTCGAAACGGTGACGCTATTCCCCTCTCATCGGATCACAAG CCTGATCGACCAGATGAATTGCTTCGGATACAAGAAGCTGGTGGCCGTGTAATTTATTGGGATGGGCCAAGAGTTCTTGGTGTTTTGGCCATGTCTAGAGCCATAG GTGATAATTACTTGAAGCCCTATGTGATACCGGAACCAGATGTGACTTTGACGGAGCGGATGGCGGGGGATGAGTTTTTGATACTGGCAAGTGATGGACTGTGGGATGTGGTGCCAAATGATACTGCTTGCGGGGTAGTGCGAACGTGCCTCCGTGCCCGAAAGCCACCGTCACCACCCGGGTCTCCTGGCAGCGATGCTGCCGTGGCCAGAGCCGCCATTGAGAGTTCTGATAAGTCCTGCTCAGATGCATCAGTTCTGTTGACCAAGTTGGCCTTGGCCAGGCATAGCACGGACAATGttagtgttgttgttgttgatttgaGAAGAAATCAGCATTAA